From Stenotrophomonas nitritireducens, the proteins below share one genomic window:
- a CDS encoding DUF7677 family protein: protein MDYRQTMIDEPSMLENAYAIFANVLEFNVSGSPVNAKYAELRAAQYIRWYCDASYMASSPSEIWEQELHDPPPRSDSKPCPPCAGAWQFMQTQAASRLGLFRR, encoded by the coding sequence ATCGACTATCGGCAAACGATGATTGACGAGCCGAGCATGTTGGAGAATGCCTATGCGATTTTTGCAAACGTGCTTGAGTTCAATGTGTCTGGTTCCCCGGTCAACGCAAAATACGCCGAGCTCCGTGCCGCCCAATACATACGATGGTACTGTGATGCATCGTACATGGCATCATCTCCGTCTGAGATTTGGGAGCAAGAGCTGCATGATCCACCACCGCGAAGCGACTCCAAACCTTGTCCACCGTGCGCTGGTGCCTGGCAGTTCATGCAGACTCAAGCCGCTTCACGGCTCGGCTTGTTCAGACGTTAG
- the ilvD gene encoding dihydroxy-acid dehydratase: protein MPEYRSKTSTAGRNMAGARALWRATGMTDGDFHKPIVAVVNSFTQFVPGHVHLKDLGQLVAREIEAAGGVAKEFNTIAVDDGIAMGHDGMLYSLPSREIIADSVEYMANAHCADALVCISNCDKITPGMLMAALRLNIPAVFVSGGPMEAGKTKLADHKLDLIDAMVAAGDDNISDEQVAAIERSACPTCGSCSGMFTANSMNCLTEALGLSLPGNGTVVATHSDREALFKRAGRLIVELCHRWYGGEEANVLPRGIATFEAFENAMTLDIAMGGSTNTILHLLAAAQEAEVAFDQRDIDRLSRRVPQLCKVAPNTQKYHIEDVHRAGGIMAILGELARGGLLHTDASTVHSRTLGAAIAQWDVTQTQDEAVHTFYKAGPAGIPTQVAFSQSTRWPSLDVDRAEGCIRDVAHAFSNEGGLAVLYGNLAADGCVVKTAGVDESIHVFEGNARVYESQDAAVKGILGNEVQAGDVVVIRYEGPKGGPGMQEMLYPTSYLKSKGMGKACALLTDGRFSGGTSGLSIGHCSPEAAAGGTIGLVRDGDRILIDIPQRGINLLVDDAELARRRSEQDAKGWKPAEARPRKVTTALKAYALLATSADKGAVRDKALLDG from the coding sequence ATGCCTGAATACCGCTCGAAAACCTCCACCGCTGGCCGCAACATGGCCGGCGCCCGCGCCCTGTGGCGTGCCACCGGCATGACCGATGGTGACTTCCACAAGCCCATCGTTGCGGTGGTGAATTCCTTCACCCAGTTCGTGCCCGGCCACGTGCACCTGAAGGACCTCGGCCAACTCGTGGCGCGCGAGATCGAAGCCGCCGGTGGCGTGGCAAAGGAATTCAATACCATCGCCGTGGATGACGGCATCGCCATGGGCCATGACGGCATGCTGTACTCGCTGCCCAGCCGCGAGATCATCGCCGACTCGGTGGAATACATGGCCAATGCCCACTGCGCCGATGCGCTGGTGTGCATCTCCAACTGCGACAAGATCACCCCGGGCATGTTGATGGCCGCCTTGCGCCTGAACATCCCCGCGGTGTTCGTGTCCGGCGGCCCGATGGAAGCCGGCAAGACCAAGCTGGCCGACCACAAGCTCGACCTGATCGATGCGATGGTCGCCGCCGGCGATGACAACATCAGCGACGAGCAGGTAGCGGCGATCGAACGCAGCGCCTGCCCCACCTGTGGCTCGTGCTCGGGCATGTTCACCGCCAATTCGATGAACTGCCTGACCGAAGCGCTGGGCTTGTCGCTGCCCGGCAACGGCACCGTCGTGGCCACCCACAGCGATCGTGAGGCGCTGTTCAAGCGCGCCGGCCGCCTCATCGTCGAACTGTGCCACCGCTGGTACGGCGGCGAAGAAGCCAACGTGCTGCCGCGTGGCATCGCCACTTTCGAAGCCTTCGAAAACGCGATGACGCTGGATATCGCCATGGGCGGTTCCACCAACACCATCCTGCACCTGCTCGCCGCTGCGCAGGAAGCCGAAGTCGCCTTCGACCAGCGCGACATCGACCGCCTGTCGCGGCGTGTGCCACAACTGTGCAAAGTGGCGCCGAACACGCAGAAGTACCACATCGAAGACGTGCACCGCGCTGGCGGCATCATGGCCATTCTCGGCGAGCTGGCACGCGGCGGCCTGCTGCACACCGATGCCTCCACCGTGCATAGCCGCACGCTGGGCGCGGCTATCGCGCAATGGGACGTCACCCAGACCCAGGACGAAGCCGTACATACCTTCTACAAGGCCGGCCCGGCAGGGATTCCAACGCAGGTGGCTTTCAGCCAATCCACGCGCTGGCCGTCATTGGATGTGGACCGCGCCGAAGGCTGCATCCGCGACGTTGCCCACGCGTTCTCCAACGAAGGCGGCCTGGCCGTGCTGTACGGCAACCTCGCCGCCGATGGCTGCGTGGTGAAGACCGCCGGTGTGGACGAATCCATCCACGTCTTCGAGGGCAATGCCCGCGTCTACGAAAGCCAGGATGCGGCAGTCAAAGGTATCCTCGGCAACGAAGTACAGGCCGGCGACGTGGTGGTGATCCGCTACGAAGGCCCCAAGGGTGGCCCGGGCATGCAGGAAATGCTGTACCCGACCAGCTACCTGAAATCCAAGGGCATGGGCAAAGCCTGCGCCCTGCTCACCGACGGCCGCTTCTCCGGTGGCACCTCCGGCCTGAGCATTGGCCATTGCTCGCCGGAAGCCGCCGCCGGCGGCACCATTGGCCTGGTGCGCGACGGCGACCGCATCCTGATCGACATCCCGCAGCGTGGCATCAACCTGCTGGTGGACGATGCCGAACTGGCCCGTCGCCGCAGCGAGCAGGATGCCAAGGGCTGGAAGCCAGCCGAAGCGCGCCCGCGCAAGGTGACCACGGCGCTGAAGGCATATGCCCTGCTTGCCACCAGCGCCGACAAGGGTGCGGTGCGCGACAAGGCGTTGCTGGACGGTTGA
- a CDS encoding trypsin-like serine protease, producing the protein MPRLLLLALFVLPFSASAIVIRDDIDDSKYRAPASEFPALVDMPGEGHGVLIAPQWIVTAAHAVTWQSEILQVTINGTPREVDRLVVHPGYKKPPQKLLEQALATWDWTLFRVLLAGSDDIALVRLKQPVTDVSPVSINKSDDEFGQAIKVLGKGATGNGVTGYEFSDPHRTGLRRAYNKVTSADGRWLCYVFDAPPDAVPLEGGTGSGDSGGPVLIQVKDDWLLAGLTSWSDPQSTNRTPGRYGQVSCNVRLSHYKDWIEGVISALP; encoded by the coding sequence ATGCCAAGACTCTTGTTGCTCGCACTGTTTGTTCTTCCCTTCAGTGCAAGTGCCATCGTGATTCGCGATGACATTGACGACTCGAAATATCGCGCGCCAGCGTCTGAATTTCCTGCTCTCGTTGACATGCCTGGCGAAGGGCATGGCGTATTGATTGCGCCGCAGTGGATTGTTACCGCTGCGCATGCGGTCACCTGGCAATCTGAAATTTTGCAGGTGACCATCAACGGAACACCCAGGGAGGTTGATCGTCTCGTAGTACACCCAGGTTACAAAAAGCCGCCGCAGAAACTGCTTGAGCAGGCGCTGGCCACGTGGGATTGGACGCTGTTCAGGGTGCTGCTCGCTGGTTCGGATGACATCGCACTTGTCAGACTGAAGCAGCCGGTTACCGATGTTTCTCCCGTCTCGATCAACAAGAGCGATGACGAGTTCGGGCAAGCAATCAAGGTCCTTGGAAAAGGCGCTACCGGCAATGGCGTTACCGGCTACGAATTCAGCGATCCCCACCGCACGGGGCTTCGCCGCGCGTACAACAAGGTTACCAGCGCCGATGGTCGTTGGCTATGCTACGTCTTCGACGCGCCACCGGATGCGGTGCCGCTGGAGGGCGGAACAGGAAGCGGAGACAGTGGTGGCCCCGTCCTTATCCAGGTGAAGGACGATTGGCTGTTGGCGGGACTGACTTCCTGGTCGGACCCTCAGAGCACCAACCGAACACCCGGACGCTATGGCCAAGTCAGTTGCAATGTTCGTTTGAGTCATTACAAGGACTGGATTGAAGGTGTTATCTCTGCACTGCCATAA
- a CDS encoding VOC family protein, with amino-acid sequence MKRVTGIGGIFFKSNDPKALSAWYREHLGLDVSDWGGAVFQWGGADSPTGATIWSPFAADTDYMAPSHAPFMINFRVDDLDALLAALRSEGCDVVGEPQSSEQGKFGWVMDPEGNKVELWEPPAGQ; translated from the coding sequence ATGAAGCGCGTAACCGGCATTGGCGGCATCTTCTTCAAGTCGAACGATCCCAAGGCCTTGTCCGCCTGGTATCGCGAGCACCTTGGGCTGGATGTCAGTGACTGGGGCGGAGCGGTGTTTCAATGGGGCGGCGCCGACAGCCCGACGGGTGCGACGATCTGGAGCCCGTTTGCCGCCGACACCGACTACATGGCGCCCTCCCATGCGCCGTTCATGATCAATTTTCGCGTGGATGATCTGGACGCGCTGCTCGCGGCGCTGCGCAGCGAAGGTTGCGATGTGGTGGGTGAGCCGCAGAGTTCCGAGCAGGGAAAATTCGGCTGGGTGATGGACCCCGAAGGCAACAAGGTTGAGCTCTGGGAGCCGCCAGCCGGGCAGTAG
- a CDS encoding glutathionylspermidine synthase family protein: MKRVAIAERGNWRDRAAEAGFRFHTIDGAPYWDESAYYAFTLRQIENDIEDPSAELHAMALDLVDEVVGSEALMAQLAIPEAFRDWIAESWRRRDPHLYGRLDFAYDGNGPAKLYELNYDTPTSLYEASFFQWQWLEDQRNRGALPQQADQFNSIHETLVERFAELTSRLPPPLYFSAVGESEEDQGTVAYLRDCAAQAGLRAAAIAIEDIGLSADGRFTDLDDVVIGSLFKLYPLEDLMREEFGAALPRSGVQLLEPAWKAVLSNKGILPLLWQRHRGHPNLLECHFDDGSALPAGWVRKPLHSREGANVAMHMNDGSWQESEGPYTGPSIRQAFHALPVFDGNYPLVGSWVVGDRACGVGIREDNSRITRDSARFVPHAIIDDAPQGTTRIYL, translated from the coding sequence GTGAAGCGTGTAGCAATTGCCGAGCGCGGCAACTGGCGGGACCGTGCCGCCGAGGCGGGGTTCCGTTTCCATACCATCGACGGTGCGCCGTACTGGGATGAAAGCGCGTATTACGCGTTCACCCTGCGCCAGATCGAGAACGATATCGAAGACCCCAGCGCCGAGCTGCATGCCATGGCGCTGGATCTGGTTGACGAGGTGGTAGGCAGCGAGGCGTTGATGGCGCAACTGGCCATCCCGGAAGCGTTCCGCGACTGGATCGCCGAAAGCTGGCGTCGCCGCGACCCGCATCTCTACGGTCGCCTGGATTTTGCCTATGACGGCAATGGCCCGGCCAAGCTGTACGAGCTGAACTACGACACGCCAACCTCGCTGTACGAAGCGTCTTTCTTCCAGTGGCAATGGCTGGAAGACCAGCGCAACCGTGGCGCCTTGCCGCAGCAGGCGGACCAGTTCAATTCCATCCACGAAACCCTGGTGGAGCGGTTTGCCGAGTTGACCTCACGCCTGCCGCCGCCGCTGTATTTCAGCGCGGTGGGAGAGTCCGAGGAAGATCAGGGTACGGTGGCCTATCTGCGCGATTGCGCGGCACAGGCCGGGCTGCGCGCCGCGGCCATCGCCATCGAGGATATCGGCTTGTCGGCGGATGGTCGTTTCACCGATCTGGACGATGTGGTGATCGGCAGCCTGTTTAAGCTGTACCCGCTGGAAGACCTGATGCGCGAAGAATTCGGCGCAGCCTTGCCGCGTTCGGGCGTGCAGCTGCTGGAGCCGGCGTGGAAGGCGGTATTGAGCAACAAGGGCATCCTGCCGTTGTTGTGGCAGCGCCACCGTGGCCACCCGAATCTGCTGGAATGTCACTTCGATGACGGCAGTGCCTTGCCGGCAGGTTGGGTGCGCAAGCCGCTGCATTCGCGCGAAGGCGCCAACGTGGCGATGCACATGAACGATGGCAGCTGGCAGGAGAGCGAAGGCCCTTACACCGGCCCCAGCATTCGCCAGGCCTTCCATGCATTGCCGGTGTTCGACGGCAACTATCCGCTGGTAGGTAGCTGGGTGGTGGGCGACCGCGCCTGTGGCGTCGGCATCCGCGAGGACAACAGCCGCATCACCCGCGACAGTGCGCGCTTTGTACCGCACGCCATCATTGATGACGCCCCGCAGGGCACAACGCGTATCTATCTGTAG
- a CDS encoding pseudouridine synthase, whose product MLIAFNKPFNVLCQFTDRSQPPRATLAGFGLPANVYAAGRLDYDSEGLLLLTDDGTLAHHLTDPRHKQAKTYWVQVEGVPSEDKLQALRDGVQLNDGPTLPARVELLPAAPKIWERTPPVRFRKTVPDSWLAITLREGRNRQVRRMTAAVGLPTLRLVRAVMGPYALGDLQPGQWRQLD is encoded by the coding sequence ATGCTTATCGCCTTCAACAAACCCTTCAACGTGCTGTGCCAGTTCACCGACCGCAGCCAGCCGCCGCGCGCCACCCTGGCCGGCTTCGGTCTGCCCGCCAATGTGTATGCGGCGGGCCGTCTGGATTACGACAGCGAAGGCCTGCTGCTGCTCACCGACGATGGCACGCTCGCCCATCACTTGACCGACCCGCGCCACAAGCAAGCCAAGACCTATTGGGTGCAGGTGGAAGGCGTGCCGAGCGAAGACAAGCTGCAGGCGCTGCGTGATGGCGTGCAGCTCAATGACGGCCCAACCCTGCCTGCCCGCGTTGAACTGCTGCCGGCCGCGCCGAAGATCTGGGAGCGCACGCCGCCGGTACGCTTCCGCAAGACCGTACCGGACAGCTGGCTGGCTATAACCTTGCGCGAAGGTCGCAACCGCCAGGTGCGGCGCATGACCGCTGCCGTAGGTTTGCCGACGTTGCGGCTGGTGCGGGCAGTGATGGGACCGTACGCACTGGGCGACCTTCAGCCTGGGCAGTGGCGCCAGCTGGATTGA
- a CDS encoding type II toxin-antitoxin system PemK/MazF family toxin — protein sequence MKHDEAGPQINYGDIFWVAADEFIGSISGSPHPHVLVQADVFNHSRITTVVVCSLSSNLKRASEPGVLLLDAGEGGLERQSVVIASQVSSIPKSRLGAFIGSLSTQRTDQVVAALCYLQASHFRGR from the coding sequence ATGAAACACGATGAGGCAGGGCCCCAGATCAATTACGGGGATATATTCTGGGTTGCCGCGGATGAATTTATCGGGTCAATTTCTGGATCACCTCACCCGCATGTCTTGGTCCAAGCCGACGTCTTTAACCATTCCCGGATTACTACAGTCGTGGTCTGCTCGCTCAGTTCCAATCTAAAGCGGGCGTCTGAGCCTGGGGTGCTACTCCTAGATGCTGGCGAGGGTGGGCTGGAGCGGCAAAGCGTGGTGATTGCCTCGCAGGTTTCAAGCATCCCCAAGAGCCGATTGGGTGCGTTTATCGGATCGCTCTCCACTCAACGTACGGACCAAGTTGTTGCAGCATTATGCTATCTGCAGGCCTCTCATTTCCGCGGCCGCTGA
- a CDS encoding integron integrase: MEYTPVSAGVKAAKPPRLLDRVREHIRVRHYSLRTEQAYVGWIRRFIFANGKRHPQDLGAAEVGDFLTGLATEGNVSASTQNQALSALLFLYRVVLDMELPRLDQVVRAKRPCRLPVVLSQEEVARLLQAIPEGQTAMMAQLLYGTGMRLMECVRLRIKDVDFGRNEICVRSGKGNKDRRVPLPISLCERLLRQRERALLMHRADIDAGMGRAQLPHALARKYPNANAEPGWQYLFPSARMSTDPRTRAIGRHHVSEEPLQHAVKLARAMAGIAKRVTCHSLRHSLATHLLEAGHDIRTVQELLGHKDVATTQIYTHVLGRGAGGLLSPLDRLPGVKLLPV; the protein is encoded by the coding sequence ATGGAATACACCCCTGTTTCAGCAGGCGTAAAAGCAGCTAAACCCCCGCGATTGCTGGATAGGGTAAGGGAGCATATCCGGGTCCGGCACTATAGCTTGCGAACCGAGCAGGCGTATGTGGGCTGGATACGGCGCTTCATCTTTGCCAATGGCAAACGCCATCCGCAGGACCTTGGTGCTGCCGAAGTGGGAGATTTCCTGACCGGTCTGGCTACGGAGGGAAACGTGTCGGCTTCTACCCAGAACCAGGCATTGTCGGCGTTGCTGTTTCTCTATCGCGTGGTGCTTGACATGGAGCTTCCGCGCCTGGATCAGGTGGTACGCGCCAAGCGGCCGTGTCGTCTTCCGGTTGTCTTGTCACAGGAGGAAGTTGCGCGATTGCTGCAAGCCATTCCAGAAGGGCAAACGGCGATGATGGCTCAACTGCTTTACGGCACGGGTATGCGCTTGATGGAGTGTGTTCGGCTTCGCATAAAGGACGTGGATTTCGGGCGCAACGAAATCTGTGTGCGTAGCGGCAAGGGCAACAAGGATCGACGTGTGCCGCTGCCCATCTCGCTCTGTGAGCGGCTGCTGCGGCAACGCGAACGGGCGTTGTTGATGCATCGCGCGGATATCGATGCAGGAATGGGCCGGGCACAGTTGCCCCATGCGCTGGCACGCAAGTATCCGAATGCAAACGCAGAGCCGGGTTGGCAATACCTGTTCCCTTCTGCGCGGATGTCTACCGATCCGCGAACCAGGGCAATCGGGCGGCATCACGTCAGCGAAGAGCCATTGCAGCATGCGGTGAAGTTGGCACGGGCCATGGCAGGCATCGCCAAGCGTGTGACCTGCCATTCCTTGCGTCACTCCCTTGCGACGCATCTGCTGGAGGCCGGTCACGACATTCGCACGGTGCAGGAGCTGCTGGGGCATAAGGATGTCGCTACCACCCAGATCTATACGCACGTGCTTGGGCGGGGCGCAGGAGGTCTGCTCAGCCCCTTGGACCGGCTACCGGGAGTGAAGCTACTCCCGGTGTGA
- a CDS encoding LysR family transcriptional regulator: MTTIPLDQLTYRNLVAFYYVASRGSLREAAKCLEQPHREIAMMIRQLEDQHCTKLVIFNDSSAAITPEGQRLLEAIDPCLLGLAAALDVATKGSVLPDGSIVWKHANEA; this comes from the coding sequence ATGACAACAATCCCACTAGACCAGTTGACGTACCGCAACCTCGTCGCGTTCTACTACGTGGCATCAAGGGGATCACTGAGAGAGGCTGCAAAATGCCTAGAACAGCCACATCGCGAAATCGCAATGATGATTCGCCAGCTTGAAGACCAACATTGTACAAAGCTGGTCATTTTCAACGATTCGTCTGCGGCTATAACCCCAGAAGGTCAGAGGCTCCTAGAGGCTATTGATCCTTGTCTTCTAGGCTTGGCAGCCGCCTTAGATGTCGCCACAAAAGGATCTGTTCTCCCGGATGGGAGTATCGTGTGGAAGCATGCAAATGAGGCCTAA
- a CDS encoding DUF1190 domain-containing protein has translation MKRSKATALVLMSAVPLLLTACQKEEAVQTQEGLYTSVEACSEATGDPSSCREAFATAQKQSADAAPKYASKEECAKEYPAEQCVQQQTSAGTSFIGPMMMGFFMSQMLNGSRGAVAAPPASQPAFKDNANGWAKPAAPGGSGGLNTGSGIGAGKAGLAPVNAEPNRAVTASRGGFGSRSGGRSSVGG, from the coding sequence ATGAAGCGATCCAAGGCCACCGCGCTGGTGCTGATGAGCGCCGTACCGCTGCTGCTGACTGCCTGCCAGAAGGAAGAGGCCGTGCAGACACAGGAAGGGCTGTACACCTCGGTGGAGGCCTGCAGCGAAGCGACCGGCGACCCGTCCAGCTGCCGCGAGGCATTTGCCACCGCACAGAAGCAGTCGGCTGATGCCGCGCCCAAGTACGCCAGCAAGGAAGAGTGCGCCAAGGAATACCCGGCCGAGCAGTGCGTGCAGCAGCAGACCAGCGCCGGCACCTCGTTCATCGGCCCGATGATGATGGGCTTCTTCATGTCGCAGATGCTCAACGGCAGCCGTGGCGCTGTGGCCGCACCGCCGGCGTCGCAGCCGGCATTCAAGGACAACGCCAATGGTTGGGCCAAGCCGGCCGCACCGGGTGGCAGCGGCGGTTTGAACACCGGTAGCGGCATTGGTGCCGGCAAGGCCGGCCTGGCCCCGGTCAATGCCGAGCCGAACCGCGCCGTTACCGCCAGCCGTGGTGGTTTTGGTTCGCGCAGCGGCGGCCGCAGCAGCGTCGGCGGTTGA
- a CDS encoding class I SAM-dependent methyltransferase, producing MLGSPFQSPELRMNKPAPLLCACLLALASALPASAVLAHGAVAGTTEAQVSPQLQAAVAGSWRTPANVLRDEYRHPAQTLAFFGLQPKQTVIEITPGGGWYAEILAPYLRDGGKYVAAVVDPAALPAGGGRDYQQRSRDGLGKKFADAPAQFDRASEVAYNPAAPVLGAPGSADLVLTFRNVHNWRSSGQAEGMFKAFFDVLKSGGTLGVVEHRAKTDVPADDKSGYVGQAQVIAMAEAAGFKLDGSSEVNANPRDTKDHPNGVWTLPPSNNHDKADAAKYKAIGESDRMTLRFVKP from the coding sequence ATGCTAGGCTCGCCGTTTCAATCGCCGGAGTTACGCATGAACAAGCCTGCCCCGCTGCTGTGTGCCTGTCTGCTGGCGCTTGCCAGCGCCCTTCCTGCCAGCGCTGTACTGGCCCATGGTGCCGTTGCCGGTACCACCGAGGCGCAGGTCTCGCCACAGTTGCAGGCGGCCGTCGCCGGCAGCTGGCGCACCCCTGCCAATGTGCTGCGCGATGAATACCGCCATCCGGCGCAGACGCTGGCCTTCTTCGGCCTGCAGCCGAAGCAGACGGTCATCGAAATCACCCCCGGCGGCGGCTGGTACGCTGAAATCCTGGCGCCCTACCTGCGCGATGGCGGCAAGTATGTTGCCGCCGTGGTGGACCCGGCCGCACTGCCGGCCGGCGGCGGCCGTGACTACCAGCAGCGTTCGCGCGATGGCCTGGGCAAGAAGTTCGCCGATGCTCCGGCGCAGTTCGACCGGGCAAGCGAAGTAGCCTACAACCCGGCCGCACCGGTGCTGGGTGCACCGGGCTCGGCGGATCTGGTGCTGACCTTCCGCAATGTCCACAACTGGCGTTCGTCCGGCCAGGCCGAGGGCATGTTCAAGGCCTTCTTTGACGTGCTCAAGTCCGGCGGCACGCTGGGTGTGGTGGAGCACCGCGCCAAAACCGACGTGCCAGCCGATGACAAGAGCGGCTATGTGGGCCAGGCGCAGGTGATCGCCATGGCCGAAGCGGCCGGCTTCAAACTCGATGGCAGCAGCGAGGTGAATGCCAACCCCCGCGATACCAAGGACCACCCCAACGGTGTGTGGACCTTGCCGCCGTCCAACAACCACGACAAGGCCGATGCCGCCAAGTACAAGGCCATCGGTGAAAGCGACCGCATGACGTTGCGCTTCGTGAAGCCCTGA